Proteins found in one Panthera tigris isolate Pti1 chromosome B3, P.tigris_Pti1_mat1.1, whole genome shotgun sequence genomic segment:
- the IFI27L2 gene encoding interferon alpha-inducible protein 27-like protein 2, with protein sequence MFLELREDKEGGTMMKRAAAAAVGGVVAVGAVPVVLGAMGFTGAGIAASSLAAKMMSAAAVANGGGVAAGSLVATLQSVGAAGLSTSSNILLASIGSAFGALLGGSKKEPSSSSPEEPGSEGEQPEETESQVQPPNPPLSSEKQEK encoded by the exons ATGTTTCTAGAGCTCCGCGAGGACAAGGAAGGCGGCACCATGATGA AACGGGCGGCTGCCGCCGCAGTGGGAGGAG TCGTGGCCGTGGGGGCCGTGCCCGTGGTGCTGGGCGCCATGGGCTTCACCGGGGCGGGAATCGCCGCCTCGTCCCTAGCGGCCAAGATGATGTCCGCCGCCGCGGTCGCCAACGGGGGTGGAGTCGCCGCGGGCAGCCTGGTGGCGACGCTTCAGTCGGTGG GGGCAGCTGGACTCTCCACATCATCCAACATCCTCCTGGCCTCCATTGGGTCAGCTTTTGGAGCCTTGCTTGGAGGCTCAAAAAAGgaaccttcttcctcttccccagaaGAACCCGGGTCTGAAGGGGAACAGCCAGAAGAAACTGAATCCCAAGTTCAACCTCCAAATCCCCCGCTCAGTTcagagaaacaggagaaataa